From Sphingopyxis sp. USTB-05, the proteins below share one genomic window:
- the mreD gene encoding rod shape-determining protein MreD: MNQKGPRLGEPASLWRMRFVPIASVMFASALPLMLPLIANSPVLPPLGLLFFLCWQLLRAEMWPVWIGLPLGLWDDLFSGAPIGTAMGLWTIASIAIAYSSQRIYWRGFFHDWAIAAASVAIIQSLAALITHPHAATGRVLGLVVPQIIISALLVPLFMRLTGKFDNFRLKRR, from the coding sequence ATGAACCAGAAGGGGCCGCGCCTCGGCGAACCCGCATCGCTGTGGCGGATGCGCTTTGTTCCGATTGCGAGCGTGATGTTCGCCTCGGCGTTGCCGCTGATGCTGCCGCTGATCGCCAACTCGCCGGTGCTGCCGCCGCTGGGCCTGCTGTTCTTCCTGTGCTGGCAATTGCTTCGCGCCGAAATGTGGCCGGTGTGGATCGGCCTGCCGCTTGGCCTGTGGGACGATCTGTTCAGCGGCGCACCGATCGGCACCGCGATGGGATTGTGGACGATCGCCAGCATTGCGATCGCCTATTCGTCGCAGCGCATCTATTGGCGCGGCTTCTTTCACGACTGGGCGATTGCCGCGGCGTCAGTTGCGATCATCCAGTCGCTTGCGGCACTGATCACCCACCCGCATGCCGCGACCGGCCGCGTGCTTGGCCTGGTGGTGCCGCAGATCATCATCTCGGCGCTTCTCGTGCCGCTGTTCATGCGCCTGACCGGCAAATTTGACAATTTCCGCCTGAAACGCCGATAG
- a CDS encoding 4'-phosphopantetheinyl transferase superfamily protein: protein MLEFDAALCGQGLDARRLPSTASGFPMWLVDTEQSNVEAFEHLLSSEEMETANRFRFRALRHRYIAAHGALHMLLRDRYGVPADAWDIGKDSFGKPHLIRFPQIHYSLSYSGGFAMLGINESEPVGVDIEVLRTVEDAAELMDLHFTEAEQSVAMRTSSPDACYSKEFLEIWVRKEACVKACGRGLSIPLKDVECVSEDQVTTVQFGGGRYRTGALELGDPIMAWSRRTSL, encoded by the coding sequence GTGCTGGAATTTGACGCCGCGCTATGCGGGCAGGGGCTCGACGCGCGACGTTTGCCGTCAACGGCCAGCGGCTTTCCGATGTGGCTTGTCGATACCGAGCAAAGCAATGTCGAAGCCTTCGAGCATCTGCTGTCGAGCGAAGAGATGGAAACGGCAAATCGCTTCCGCTTTCGCGCGTTGCGTCACCGTTATATCGCCGCCCACGGAGCGTTACATATGCTGTTGCGGGATCGCTACGGCGTCCCGGCCGACGCTTGGGACATCGGCAAGGACAGCTTTGGAAAGCCGCATCTGATTCGGTTCCCACAGATACACTATAGTCTGAGCTATAGTGGTGGCTTTGCGATGCTGGGCATAAATGAGAGCGAGCCCGTCGGCGTCGATATCGAGGTTCTTCGGACCGTCGAAGATGCGGCCGAACTGATGGATCTGCATTTTACCGAGGCAGAGCAATCCGTGGCCATGCGAACGAGTTCGCCGGATGCCTGCTACTCCAAGGAGTTTTTAGAGATATGGGTCCGCAAAGAGGCCTGCGTGAAGGCTTGCGGACGTGGCTTGAGCATTCCGTTGAAAGATGTGGAATGCGTATCTGAAGACCAAGTGACGACGGTGCAGTTCGGTGGAGGCCGTTACCGCACCGGCGCCCTAGAATTGGGCGACCCGATTATGGCTTGGTCTCGTCGTACAAGCCTGTAA
- the mreC gene encoding rod shape-determining protein MreC has protein sequence MVRPAHRRPGQSRKAQYSLFVAYVIAVTGAVAGLLLAILSVVDPVGFAQLRVASQEITAPIARGTRSVIGSISGIDDTVGAYVSAGTQNRRLRKELADTRRELVATSSLQEENRQLKTLLKLQETDKTALANGYLLTSTSTSSKRIALLSIGRNLGVAAGQPVRGADGLIGRVLGAGPSVSQVLLLTDVDNIVPVRRARDGLPALASGRGNGDLDVRTLNIANNPFKPGDILVTSGTGGLYPPNIPVAIVVRRQDDGALARPLADPGKVDAVSVLRPYTPDNIEAQGLPGPATPSAAAPAPTKAP, from the coding sequence ATGGTCCGCCCGGCACATCGGCGTCCGGGGCAATCCCGAAAGGCCCAGTACAGCCTGTTCGTTGCCTATGTCATCGCGGTGACAGGGGCAGTGGCGGGCTTGTTGCTGGCGATCCTGTCGGTCGTTGACCCTGTCGGCTTCGCGCAGTTGCGCGTGGCGAGCCAGGAAATCACTGCGCCCATCGCGCGCGGAACGCGTTCGGTCATCGGGTCGATCTCGGGCATCGACGATACCGTCGGCGCCTATGTCAGCGCGGGCACGCAAAACCGGCGTCTGCGCAAGGAACTTGCCGACACACGCCGCGAACTCGTCGCGACCAGTTCGCTGCAGGAAGAGAATCGCCAGCTCAAGACGCTCCTCAAGCTGCAGGAAACGGATAAGACCGCGCTCGCCAACGGCTATCTGCTGACCTCGACCTCGACGAGCAGCAAGCGCATCGCGCTGCTCAGCATCGGGCGCAACCTCGGCGTCGCTGCGGGCCAGCCGGTACGCGGTGCCGACGGCCTCATCGGCCGCGTGCTTGGCGCCGGGCCGTCGGTGTCGCAGGTCCTGCTGCTTACCGACGTCGACAATATCGTCCCTGTACGCCGCGCGCGCGACGGCCTGCCCGCGCTTGCCAGCGGGCGCGGCAATGGCGATCTCGACGTCCGCACGCTCAACATCGCGAACAACCCGTTCAAGCCGGGTGACATCCTTGTCACCTCCGGCACCGGCGGGCTCTATCCGCCCAATATCCCGGTCGCGATTGTCGTACGGCGCCAGGACGACGGCGCGCTCGCGCGCCCGCTCGCCGACCCGGGCAAGGTCGATGCCGTGTCGGTGCTGCGCCCCTACACCCCGGACAATATCGAAGCGCAGGGCCTGCCCGGCCCCGCGACCCCTTCTGCCGCCGCCCCGGCCCCCACCAAAGCGCCATGA
- a CDS encoding response regulator transcription factor, whose product MSKYTEGIRLTDREYEVLRLVALGLSAKEAALELDIAPCTVERHVENVRLKTRTRNRAHLIAHVIREGLLPQERYTTDIGAAAAH is encoded by the coding sequence ATGTCCAAATATACGGAAGGAATCAGACTTACAGATCGCGAATATGAGGTGCTTCGTCTCGTAGCCCTTGGACTTTCCGCCAAAGAAGCGGCCTTGGAACTGGACATCGCACCGTGCACGGTTGAACGTCATGTCGAAAACGTTCGTCTCAAGACAAGAACGCGAAACCGCGCACATCTGATCGCTCATGTGATCAGGGAAGGGCTGCTACCCCAAGAACGGTATACAACCGACATTGGCGCAGCAGCTGCTCACTAA
- the rodA gene encoding rod shape-determining protein RodA — MIPVPPAIQRIPWKLIGILAGITGFGLLVLYSAAGGSWTPWALNQGVRFLVFLSVALVIGRFPIRIFEDFAYIAYIGVLVLLIAVELLGFVGGGSQRWLNLGFMNLQPSELMKVAIVIALARFYTQLPPGETRTFTALWPALVMIGLPAALVMLQPDLGTALAICIGGVVVMFCSGLPFWWFGSTAVAGLAALPVLFSFLHDYQQKRVLIFLDPESDPLGAGYHISQSKIAIGSGGIGGKGFLNGSQSHLDYLPEGHTDFIFATMAEEWGLIGGLALLFGFFLLLRWSTRVALKARTRFGQLTAAGLTMTIFFYIAINLMMVMGLAPVVGIPLPLFSYGGSSMLTIMTCVGIMLAIENDSKTGTRRFH; from the coding sequence ATGATCCCCGTCCCACCCGCCATCCAGCGCATCCCGTGGAAACTGATCGGCATCCTTGCCGGCATAACCGGTTTCGGGCTGCTCGTGCTTTATTCGGCCGCGGGCGGTAGCTGGACGCCGTGGGCGCTCAATCAGGGCGTGCGTTTTCTCGTCTTCCTCAGCGTGGCACTGGTGATCGGGCGCTTCCCGATCCGCATCTTCGAGGATTTCGCCTACATCGCCTATATCGGCGTGCTCGTACTGCTGATCGCGGTGGAATTGTTGGGCTTCGTCGGCGGGGGCAGCCAGCGATGGCTCAACCTCGGCTTCATGAACCTCCAGCCCTCCGAACTGATGAAGGTCGCGATCGTCATCGCGCTTGCGCGTTTCTATACGCAGCTTCCGCCCGGCGAGACGCGGACCTTTACAGCTCTATGGCCAGCGCTGGTTATGATTGGCCTCCCCGCCGCGCTTGTCATGCTGCAACCCGACCTTGGCACCGCACTTGCCATTTGCATCGGCGGCGTCGTCGTGATGTTCTGCTCCGGCCTGCCGTTCTGGTGGTTCGGCAGCACGGCGGTCGCGGGTCTCGCGGCGCTACCGGTCCTCTTTTCATTCCTGCACGACTATCAGCAAAAGCGCGTGCTGATCTTCCTAGACCCCGAAAGCGATCCGCTCGGTGCCGGCTATCACATCAGCCAATCGAAGATCGCGATCGGCTCGGGCGGGATCGGCGGCAAGGGCTTCCTCAACGGATCGCAAAGCCATCTCGATTACCTCCCCGAGGGCCACACCGACTTTATCTTCGCCACGATGGCCGAGGAATGGGGCCTGATCGGTGGGCTTGCACTGCTGTTCGGATTCTTCCTGCTATTGCGCTGGTCGACCCGCGTGGCACTCAAAGCGCGCACGCGCTTCGGCCAGCTCACCGCCGCGGGTCTCACGATGACGATCTTCTTCTACATCGCGATTAACCTGATGATGGTGATGGGTTTGGCCCCTGTCGTCGGCATCCCGTTGCCGCTCTTCTCCTATGGCGGCTCGTCGATGCTGACGATCATGACCTGCGTCGGAATCATGCTCGCGATCGAAAACGACAGCAAAACGGGCACGCGCCGATTTCATTGA
- a CDS encoding rod shape-determining protein, producing MSFFSRWFKFNSQDMAIDLGTANTVVYVRGKGIVLNEPSVVAVETLNGIKRVKAVGDDAKLMMGKTPDSIEAIRPLRDGVIADIDVAEQMIKHFITKVHGGKPNAFRSPEIVICVPSGSTSVERRAIRDAASNAGASEVWLIEEPMAAAIGADMPVTEPIGSMVVDIGGGTTEVAVLSLRGLAYTTSVRAGGDKMDEAIVSYVRRHHNLLIGESTAERIKKDFGIARIPADGTGLTIHIKGRDLVNGVPKEISINQAQIAEALSEPIGTIVEGVRIALENTAPELAADIVDQGIVLTGGGALIAELDELLRDATGLPVTVAEDPLTCVAIGTGRAMEDPAFRGVLQQA from the coding sequence ATGTCCTTCTTTTCCCGCTGGTTCAAATTCAATTCCCAAGACATGGCTATCGACCTCGGCACCGCTAACACGGTCGTCTACGTGCGCGGCAAGGGAATCGTGCTGAACGAGCCCTCAGTCGTTGCGGTCGAAACGCTGAACGGGATCAAGCGGGTAAAGGCGGTTGGCGACGACGCGAAGCTGATGATGGGCAAGACCCCTGACAGCATCGAGGCGATCCGGCCGCTGCGCGACGGCGTCATCGCCGACATCGACGTCGCCGAACAGATGATCAAGCACTTCATCACCAAGGTGCATGGCGGCAAGCCCAACGCGTTCCGCAGCCCCGAAATCGTGATCTGCGTTCCCTCCGGCTCGACCAGCGTCGAGCGCCGCGCGATCCGCGACGCCGCGTCGAACGCCGGCGCCAGCGAAGTGTGGCTGATCGAGGAACCGATGGCAGCAGCGATCGGCGCCGACATGCCCGTCACCGAACCGATCGGTTCGATGGTCGTCGACATCGGCGGCGGCACGACCGAAGTTGCGGTGCTGTCGCTCCGCGGCCTTGCCTATACCACGTCGGTTCGCGCGGGCGGCGACAAGATGGACGAAGCGATCGTCTCTTATGTCCGCCGACACCATAATCTGCTGATCGGTGAATCGACCGCCGAGCGGATCAAGAAGGATTTCGGCATCGCGCGCATTCCCGCCGACGGCACCGGCCTGACGATCCACATCAAGGGCCGCGACCTCGTCAACGGCGTGCCCAAGGAAATCTCGATCAATCAGGCGCAGATCGCCGAAGCGTTGTCCGAACCGATCGGCACGATCGTCGAGGGCGTCCGCATCGCGCTCGAGAACACCGCGCCCGAACTTGCGGCCGACATCGTCGATCAGGGCATCGTACTGACGGGCGGCGGCGCGTTGATCGCCGAACTCGACGAACTGCTGCGCGACGCGACCGGCCTGCCGGTCACGGTGGCAGAGGATCCGCTGACCTGCGTCGCGATCGGCACCGGCCGCGCGATGGAAGACCCCGCTTTCCGCGGCGTGTTGCAGCAAGCCTGA
- a CDS encoding class I SAM-dependent methyltransferase, whose product MLRYARIKLFYFLKGLVAPHARRGRMQDFERLLQPSSGTRIIDLGGTPHIWEFVDTPMDITIVNLPDSNMREETDSHHNFTFIEGSATNLPDFADNHFDIAFSNSVIEHVGGPENERLFAQEVRRLAPSYWVQTPSIWFPLEAHTGIPFWWWIPKRVKDMLHRRWEKILPDWNLMILGTVVIKKTDLNSYFPDGTLKTETMLGLPKSYYTYRVQR is encoded by the coding sequence ATGCTTCGATACGCTCGTATAAAGCTGTTCTATTTCCTGAAAGGGCTTGTCGCTCCTCATGCCCGGCGCGGTCGGATGCAAGATTTCGAACGATTGCTGCAGCCATCGTCAGGAACCCGCATCATCGACCTGGGAGGGACACCGCACATTTGGGAATTCGTCGACACCCCGATGGACATCACGATTGTGAATTTGCCTGACTCGAATATGCGCGAAGAGACGGACAGCCATCATAATTTTACCTTCATCGAAGGAAGCGCGACCAATCTTCCCGATTTCGCGGACAATCACTTTGATATCGCATTCAGCAACAGCGTTATCGAGCACGTCGGCGGACCGGAAAATGAGAGGCTTTTCGCGCAGGAAGTACGCCGATTGGCGCCATCATATTGGGTGCAGACGCCATCCATATGGTTTCCGTTGGAAGCCCATACGGGAATTCCGTTCTGGTGGTGGATTCCAAAGCGCGTAAAAGATATGCTGCATAGGAGATGGGAAAAAATACTTCCCGACTGGAATCTCATGATTTTGGGGACTGTGGTAATCAAGAAAACAGATCTGAATTCATATTTCCCTGACGGAACATTGAAAACGGAAACGATGCTGGGCCTGCCGAAGAGCTATTATACCTATCGCGTGCAGCGGTAA
- a CDS encoding class I SAM-dependent methyltransferase: MLTSLRNRNLTARVRQPVDELWDRYLGVRTFGHHPGSGAPGDREWYMHYIPSSYRDVFAVLDRAGLGPDDVVTDLGCGLGRVAFAASHRGAARVEGVDLIPSLIETANANLARSRLKSRNIRFHARNALDHDLGDTSLLYLFHPFGPEILGEVIEKARKDRRVAGIRRPLRIAYVNPIGEAVLNEAGWLRPTGDTHPQPERFSNALHYRTAFWESTDA, encoded by the coding sequence TTGCTGACTAGTCTGCGCAACCGCAATCTGACGGCGCGCGTTCGCCAGCCCGTCGACGAGCTTTGGGATCGCTATCTCGGTGTGCGCACCTTCGGCCACCATCCAGGCAGCGGCGCGCCCGGCGATCGCGAATGGTATATGCATTATATTCCGTCGTCCTACCGCGACGTATTCGCCGTTCTCGATCGGGCCGGACTAGGCCCTGACGATGTCGTGACCGATCTGGGGTGCGGACTCGGCCGTGTGGCATTCGCGGCCAGTCACCGCGGCGCCGCGCGGGTGGAAGGCGTGGATCTTATCCCGTCATTGATCGAAACGGCCAACGCCAACCTGGCGCGCAGCCGATTGAAGAGTCGCAATATCCGCTTCCATGCACGCAACGCGCTCGATCACGACCTCGGCGATACAAGCCTGCTCTATCTTTTCCATCCGTTCGGCCCCGAGATATTGGGCGAAGTGATAGAAAAAGCGCGAAAAGACCGCCGAGTTGCGGGCATTCGGCGACCGCTGCGCATAGCCTATGTCAATCCGATCGGAGAAGCCGTGCTGAATGAGGCGGGATGGCTGCGCCCCACCGGCGACACGCATCCCCAGCCCGAGCGATTTTCGAACGCGCTGCACTATCGCACCGCCTTCTGGGAATCCACGGACGCCTGA
- the mrdA gene encoding penicillin-binding protein 2, with protein sequence MPKKKSPPITEAWRGLTFTRRALVVGGAQAAVGVALAARMAYISVVDNDRYVLESESNRVNLTLIPPRRGWIVDRNGKALANNRVSLRIDIIPDRLHNKEIVLGQLQTLLRLDGDTMERINRDLKAASGFQPVAIKEDMTEAEYSSILVRLPELPGIAPQRGFARNYPTGAAVGHLIGYVGAPNAEEYQKVKDPLYITPGYKIGKDGLEKYFQDMLKGQPGARRVEVTARGKVVRDLSTQADVQGKTVHLTIDADLQEFVARRMGRESGAAVVIDCHNGDILSFVSMPSFDPNSFSDGISSSEYAWLRADDHQPLINKATRGLYPPGSTLKPMAAIAAIEHGIDPSERHTCIGGYRLGSRFFRCLGRHGSVDMATAIMKSCNSYFYWVAHRLGYDAIAPTAKLMGLGEEFQLAGSNQRFGTIPDSAWKMKKYDQPWSASDSLNAVIGQGYVSVNPLQLAVMAARIASGRRLYPRLVNRHFKNEALPFSAEALATARHGMDLVVNGPGGTAGRSKLPLDGIAMAGKTGTAQVRGLNTGNGKAGTWKFRDHGLFIGFAPVDNPRYATAVVIEHGMGGSRAAAPVAKDFMTFLFDREKAMEALETFEAGWGGTIKERMDRDYAAWKAGASKPDPELAQ encoded by the coding sequence ATGCCGAAGAAGAAGAGTCCGCCGATTACCGAAGCCTGGAGGGGCCTTACCTTCACTCGCCGCGCGCTGGTCGTCGGCGGCGCGCAGGCGGCGGTCGGCGTCGCGCTCGCCGCGCGCATGGCGTATATTTCGGTCGTCGATAATGATCGTTATGTCCTTGAATCGGAAAGCAATCGTGTAAACCTGACGCTTATTCCGCCGCGTCGCGGCTGGATTGTCGACCGTAACGGCAAGGCGCTTGCAAACAACCGCGTCAGCCTCCGCATCGACATCATTCCCGATCGCCTGCACAATAAAGAAATCGTGCTCGGACAGCTCCAGACGTTGTTGCGGCTCGACGGCGACACGATGGAACGGATCAACCGCGACCTGAAGGCCGCGTCGGGGTTCCAGCCCGTCGCGATCAAGGAAGACATGACCGAGGCCGAGTATAGCTCGATCCTTGTCCGCCTGCCCGAATTGCCCGGCATCGCGCCGCAGCGCGGTTTTGCCCGCAACTATCCGACCGGTGCGGCGGTCGGCCATCTGATCGGCTATGTCGGCGCCCCGAACGCCGAGGAATATCAGAAGGTCAAGGATCCGCTCTACATCACGCCGGGGTACAAGATCGGCAAGGACGGGCTGGAGAAGTATTTCCAGGATATGCTGAAAGGCCAACCCGGTGCCCGCCGGGTCGAGGTTACGGCGCGCGGCAAGGTCGTCCGCGATCTTTCGACGCAGGCCGACGTACAGGGCAAGACGGTCCACCTGACGATCGACGCCGACCTGCAGGAGTTTGTCGCCCGGCGCATGGGGCGCGAGTCCGGCGCGGCGGTCGTGATCGACTGCCACAATGGCGACATCCTGTCCTTCGTCTCGATGCCAAGCTTTGATCCGAACAGTTTTTCGGACGGGATCAGCAGCAGCGAATATGCCTGGTTGCGCGCCGACGATCACCAGCCGCTGATCAACAAGGCGACGCGCGGCCTCTATCCGCCCGGATCGACGCTGAAACCGATGGCCGCGATCGCCGCGATCGAACATGGCATCGACCCGAGCGAACGCCACACCTGCATCGGCGGCTACCGGCTCGGCAGCCGTTTCTTCCGCTGCCTCGGCAGGCATGGCAGCGTCGACATGGCGACCGCGATCATGAAAAGCTGCAACAGCTATTTCTATTGGGTCGCGCACCGGCTCGGCTATGATGCCATCGCTCCCACCGCAAAGCTGATGGGGCTTGGCGAAGAGTTCCAGCTCGCAGGCAGCAACCAGCGTTTCGGCACCATTCCCGACAGCGCGTGGAAGATGAAGAAATACGACCAGCCATGGTCGGCGTCGGACTCGCTGAACGCAGTCATCGGCCAGGGCTATGTCAGCGTGAACCCGCTTCAGCTCGCCGTGATGGCGGCGCGCATCGCATCGGGCCGCCGCCTCTATCCACGCCTCGTCAATCGGCACTTCAAGAATGAGGCCCTTCCCTTTTCCGCCGAGGCGCTCGCGACCGCGCGCCATGGTATGGACCTCGTCGTCAACGGGCCGGGCGGCACGGCGGGGCGCAGCAAATTGCCGCTCGACGGCATCGCGATGGCGGGCAAGACGGGCACCGCACAGGTACGCGGACTTAACACCGGCAACGGCAAGGCCGGAACATGGAAATTCCGCGACCACGGCCTGTTCATCGGTTTCGCGCCGGTCGACAATCCGCGCTATGCGACCGCCGTTGTGATCGAGCATGGCATGGGCGGATCGCGCGCCGCGGCGCCCGTGGCCAAGGATTTCATGACTTTCCTCTTCGACCGCGAAAAGGCGATGGAGGCGCTCGAAACCTTCGAGGCCGGCTGGGGCGGCACGATCAAGGAACGCATGGACCGCGATTATGCGGCGTGGAAGGCGGGCGCGTCGAAGCCCGATCCGGAGCTCGCGCAATGA
- a CDS encoding DUF535 family protein codes for MGFPAFVQNVMIKRRLARDQTPARSHHVAWLWRHSAEIASGHSPGAFIKRARFLYLGWKHQDLLERFLGDRRTPLFERLVTERPDVLNVLVAPYQSTNWDVRTRLNKLHAHYRTMEELDWVFDPLVEREVEFCKLLAAHPDLRLVLDDAIWFQDEGPLVFNLFLDDTRIFSLAFALRFEQGNLIAHVGAVQGRNDVDLPDVKDIYRELTRTAFGMRPRDLLIETFQLVCQHIGVERIFLVSSEHQQRRDAFFTVARHKVHANYDTIWIERGAWRLDESTFELPLRAKRRDAADIPQRKRRQYERRYAMLAAASEHIAMTLGARRDGGIAASHAKGQDLAD; via the coding sequence ATGGGCTTTCCAGCTTTCGTACAAAATGTGATGATAAAGCGCAGGCTGGCGCGGGACCAAACGCCCGCCCGGTCCCACCATGTTGCCTGGCTATGGCGTCACTCAGCAGAAATCGCCAGCGGACATTCCCCGGGCGCTTTCATCAAGCGCGCCCGCTTTCTGTACCTTGGCTGGAAGCATCAGGATCTTCTGGAACGGTTCCTCGGCGACCGGCGCACGCCATTGTTTGAACGACTGGTCACGGAACGCCCGGACGTTCTCAATGTACTGGTCGCCCCCTATCAGTCGACCAACTGGGACGTCCGCACGCGCCTCAACAAGCTCCATGCCCATTACAGGACGATGGAGGAACTGGACTGGGTGTTCGACCCGCTTGTCGAGCGCGAGGTCGAGTTCTGCAAACTTCTTGCCGCACATCCCGATTTGCGCCTCGTCCTGGACGACGCGATTTGGTTTCAAGACGAGGGGCCTCTCGTCTTCAATCTGTTTCTGGACGATACCCGGATATTCTCCCTCGCATTCGCATTGCGCTTCGAACAGGGCAACCTGATCGCGCATGTGGGTGCCGTGCAGGGACGGAACGATGTCGACCTGCCGGATGTGAAGGACATTTATCGCGAATTGACGCGCACGGCCTTTGGCATGCGCCCCCGCGACCTGCTTATCGAAACCTTTCAACTCGTTTGCCAGCATATCGGTGTGGAACGGATCTTTCTTGTTTCCAGCGAACATCAGCAGCGGCGGGATGCGTTTTTCACGGTGGCGCGGCACAAGGTGCACGCGAACTATGACACGATATGGATTGAGCGTGGGGCATGGCGATTGGACGAATCGACGTTCGAACTGCCGCTCCGGGCCAAGCGTCGCGACGCGGCCGACATCCCGCAACGTAAACGCCGGCAATATGAGCGCCGCTATGCGATGCTCGCTGCCGCGTCGGAACATATCGCCATGACACTTGGCGCACGGCGGGACGGCGGCATAGCTGCTTCCCACGCGAAGGGGCAGGACCTTGCTGACTAG
- a CDS encoding glycosyltransferase family 2 protein encodes MSTNNRNPQATVDVIVVNYRTGTLVTQCLESLEADREDCPGLRVIVIDNASNDGSADLIEEVIRARNWDWVTLMRSPENRGFGAGSNLGIAWALDRPDPADLVWLLNPDTRVMPGAASALARFMAAHPKAGIAGSALLDADGQPWPYAFRFPSLLGEIERGSRLNLVSRLLRGSATLRRMGSRSEKVDWVSGASFIIRRELLEDDMRFDEEYFLYYEETDFCLHATRRGWECWYVPDAVVLHIAGQSTGITGKQIRLRRLPAYWFHSRRRYFLKNHGRVYGILADFSWIVAHVLARFKQLVRKVAEPDPPYLFQDFIRHAAFLPRRR; translated from the coding sequence ATGAGCACGAACAATCGAAACCCCCAAGCGACGGTCGATGTCATTGTCGTCAACTACCGCACCGGCACGCTCGTAACGCAATGCCTCGAAAGCCTCGAGGCGGATCGGGAAGATTGCCCGGGCCTGCGCGTGATCGTCATCGACAATGCATCGAACGATGGCTCGGCCGACCTGATCGAGGAAGTAATCCGGGCGCGCAACTGGGATTGGGTCACGCTGATGCGATCCCCCGAAAACCGGGGTTTCGGTGCAGGCAGCAATCTGGGCATCGCCTGGGCGCTGGATCGACCCGATCCAGCCGATCTCGTCTGGCTTCTCAATCCCGATACGCGGGTGATGCCCGGCGCCGCGAGCGCATTGGCGCGCTTCATGGCCGCTCATCCCAAGGCGGGAATCGCCGGTAGCGCGTTACTCGACGCCGACGGCCAGCCCTGGCCCTATGCCTTTCGTTTTCCCAGCCTGCTCGGCGAAATCGAGCGGGGATCCCGCCTGAATCTGGTATCCCGGCTGCTGCGCGGGAGCGCCACGCTACGCCGGATGGGATCGCGCAGCGAGAAAGTCGATTGGGTTTCTGGCGCCAGTTTCATCATCCGCCGCGAGTTGCTCGAAGACGACATGCGGTTCGACGAGGAATATTTCCTCTATTATGAGGAAACCGATTTCTGCCTCCACGCGACGCGCAGGGGATGGGAATGCTGGTACGTCCCCGATGCGGTGGTGTTGCACATCGCGGGCCAGAGTACAGGCATCACCGGCAAGCAGATCAGGTTGCGCCGCCTTCCGGCCTATTGGTTTCATTCCCGCCGGCGCTACTTCCTCAAAAATCACGGACGCGTTTACGGCATTCTGGCTGATTTCAGTTGGATCGTCGCGCATGTCCTTGCGCGTTTCAAGCAGCTCGTCAGAAAAGTGGCCGAGCCAGACCCGCCCTATCTGTTCCAGGATTTTATTCGTCACGCGGCTTTTCTGCCTCGGCGTCGCTGA